The Sander lucioperca isolate FBNREF2018 chromosome 4, SLUC_FBN_1.2, whole genome shotgun sequence DNA segment tacaaaagtctgtataaaaactatatatttttgttgtcgcttaaacttgtaggcaggcaacttagtaggccaaacctccgggacctcttaacctgggacccttgctgtcatcaggtcagctgctagctgctatcatcctcgtttttcctgccgccacggcatcactattttatgaacgaaacatggcggagaaacgtaaaagtgctgataactcctctgtatcaaaaaagaaagtaagggaaagttacctcaacttcggtttcggagggggggctcagcttttcttagacacaagtaggggggggcgccaaggaaaaaaggttgggaaccactggtcaaGACCACACTCTAATTTACAGagtcccaacaattccccccaagaacaagcatttggtgcaacagtggtgaggaaaaaacgtcctttttacaggcagaaacctcggacagaacctgactcttggtgggcagccatctgccgctgccgcttgagacacagagaaacagatacacagaaatatgattcataataattatagcaattggcatgatgaacagtggcaattatagtaacaataaagataatagaacagGGGACAAGGATCAGGTCTAGATTAACCCACTAGGGGGCCCCGAGAGCAAAACTGAGCTGAGGGCCCCTAATTTGTAATTAGTTTGTGGTGGGTTGATTTATTacaattttttaaagaaatatgcACCATGTAAGCACAATATAAACCCAAATAATAAAAGCCTTAAAACTTGATAATGCAGGTGCTGATGagcacatttttcaaattttacAATATAAAATTGTGCTTTAGTAGTGCATACAGTATTACTAAACAAATGTGCAATTTATCAAATCACTGCAAACTAATTGCCACACATTAAATCTGGGGCCTTCTGGGCTCCTGAGGGCCCCGGGGAAGTTGCCTACTTTGCAAGTTGGAAGTTTTAGTTTTGGGCAGGATACTCAGGTCCTTgggttaaaccaatcacaacactATGTGTGAGCATTTATAAAATCACGAGTCCTACCTCTGTGCAAGCCATCGGAGAAATGTGGATCATGTTGATGTTGACTATCAGGTCGAGGCTCTCTGGCTGGATACCTCCCCAGTACTGATGGGGCAGAGAAACATCCAGGTTGATGGCGGGCCTTACATTGTGCAGCTGGTAGTGGGCTCTGTACGCTTCGATACTGAGAATGGGAACAAAAGACATTATTGTTATGCAAGCACTCTCCAACAAAACACAGTCCTGCATCGGTAGTATTAAAAGAACCACCGTAATACCTCAGTGTATGGCCAATAATGCTTCGCTTCAAGTTTGCTACGCAGGAATTAATCGTAAATACTCGAGTTTATAAGCTGTTTATAAGGTAAGTTACAACAGTAATGTAATTTGTTactgatacagatacacacaacctgTGTTACCTGGCTAGAGACTGGCGGTCATACTCTGAGGGCTGCCAGATAATATTCCGCAGAGCCTGAGCGAAGTGTGTGACATGCTGCCCGGTACCGGAGGAGATCTCCAGAGCCTGCAGGGGTCTCCCGGTGTTCACGCTCTCCCGGAGCACAGCCAGGATGGGCTCCTTGTTCCTCTCCGCGGCGGCGGCGTTCAGCATCGTGCCAAACCCCGGGTATAACTGTCGAGTTATGCGGTACAGTTTACGAAACCACTCCAGCAGAGATGAGTAACGTCAGTCCGGATTGAATAACTCAACACCACCCacgaatgttttgtttttcggCTGAAAATGGTCCACTTCCGTATTGCCTCATGTGACTGATCTGCCATCCAATAAGACTACTGGGCGGGCACAAGTTCTCCCGCACCGTTATATAAAACAATGACAAGGcaaatacatattttacataGAGGGTTTCTTTATTTTAAGGGAAAATAGCATTCAGGTACACATCCTATTTTACAAGATTTACAGTTTATTACACATGAACGTCACATATCCTCCAGGCTCACATGTAAATCTAACAGACCGCAACAAACATATAATAATTTAACAGTTCTGTCTGAGGGACATGACATAAATAGAAACAGGGGAAATGAACAAAATGTTTTGGCAAACACAAATGTACATAATAGGATTGTCAGTGTGTAAAAGGAAAAGTAAACAAGTAAACTGTCCCAATTCTAACCCTTTATTGGGCAAAAGAGGACATCTATCCATACATCATTCAGTTATATTAAACATAATTTGTGCAAAAAGACAAACAGAATGGAAAGATAATACTGTTAATCTCTTAACTATTACTCAGGCATATTAATATGCACTAATGTTACTACAGTAAAGCTGTggaaagaaacatctttttatttaCACCTTTTAAGATAACTGTATACTTAGTCAGtggaataaaatgcaaattcaaTTTGTGACTTAAATTGTGTGCTTCGGTTGATGTGATGAGAAGTGGACTTGCAGCTAGCTGCAATATTTGAATGTGACAATATTCAATGATGTGACAGCTGCTTTCATGCAATTGTGAGTGGCTTGTCCTTCTCATCTATCCCAGCTGCATGTTCTGCATTTTGACTCTGCTCATTCTCCATGTTGAGCAGTGTTTGGGGTGTCTTAGGAGGAGTGGACTCCTGGCTCTCAAGTGGACAGTTTTGCACCAGAGATGGATTCagacagaggaaggtctggttgGTGTCAAGGGCATCCAGACTGGTCGTGACCACAGAATCACTGAAGATCGTGTTGGAGAAGACAGAGTTGAAAGTGAACGAGGAGCCAAAAAGTGACTCCTGCACGGGGGATTTGGGGCCGTCTGTGGGATCAAAAACTGCTGGGTCTCTGGGAGGTTTGACTGGAGGAATGGGCTCAGGCTCACTGTTATTGGTCTCTGGTTCAGGTTGACTCACTGTTTCCTCCTGACCACCGCTCCCTTCTGAAACCTTGGCGGAAAGCGGGTCAGTCTTTACAGTTGCCCTGCAGTCACTGTTTACACTGCAGCGCCGGGATGATCCCTCTGCGGTGGAAATGACACTGCTGGCTCGGGGGAGACTTTTGGGCGACCTGGGTCCTTTAAGTCGCCCCTCTTTGCCCAGAGGGGTTGAGAAGCAGTTGAGGCAACCAGACACTGAGGATGACTTGCCCTGAACATACAGCACTGCGATAGGTGAACAAGCTATGGTTTGGGTAGTTTCAGCTTTGCTAGAGGTCGATTTTGTATTCATCCCATTCGGCCCTGGGTTCATTTTAACTGTGCCCGTTGAATCTGACGAGCGACGCGTCACTTTCCCTCTTGGCCCCCTCCGGATGCTCTTTGTACCCCTTGTGAGCCAGAAGTCCTGAGAGAGCCCATGCTTTTTCTGTTGTGGTGTAGACTGGATATCTGAATTCTGGCTGTTGGTGATGGGCATGGTAGAGGCTTTCTCCTtgtgccgctgctgctgcttctgtgtgtgttggggggtgGAGGTATCACTGGGGGGCtggaaggaggagaaggagtGGCGTGATGGAGGCTGCTTGACAGGGCTGCTGCCATTTGACCATGGCTCATTTTCCAGACTCAGGCTGAACTCACCGCTGCTCTCACTTTGGGCACGACTCTGGACGCCATTCAGCCCTGGAAAGAGattattatgtttttcaaagagctacaatacaatatatacacacatcatGAAAACACAATATTCAACATATTCTTAATGACCAACAGGGGGCAGCAAAGACAAGTCTTTTTAAAGCAGTTGTTGGCCTCTGTAGTCAGCAGAGAGATTAATATGAAACAAGGTCATGATTGCAATTTGATGGATTTGCTCTAATTCCCGAGCTGGTAATACATCTGTATGCTTGCCGAACCCTCTAAACCAGATATACACTGGGTTTTACCGTGATTTTGCAGCTCGTCGTCCTCAAATCCAGATGGCACAGCGCTATCATTTGAATCCTTGTCTGTGGGGCATAAAATGAGAAATCAATGAATGGTTATACGTGATAGACACTTTTCAACACTTCCAGCTTCAACACTTAGAATAGAAAGGCGCCTTCACTCTACTCTCTCCTCTACACACTATTCTAGCATCTAACTAATGAAGATGACATCAATCAAAACAGTGGCTCATGAATGCTTCTACCTGTCACCCAGAGCTCAGAAACATCTGGAACAGTGTCGGTGGTGGTGTCAGTGGTTGTGATGGTGACGTGGCCAGATGGTAGAGTGGTGGGAAGATTAAGGTGGAGGATGGACAAGATGGATGTGGTATGGGATGAGGACAATGCGTTCTTCCTGTCCTCCACATAGGATCCTCCTCCTGCCTCTGACCCTTCGAGCCGCTCTGAGCTGTCTGCCCACCGATCCGCCTCGAACTGGGCCGAGGGGTACGCCAAGCTGCTCAGGGCTGCATTGTTGGACCAAGGAGTGGAAGAAGTGGGAAGTGGATGAGGGAGGGGGATAGAAAGGTGAACTGGTCATGGAGATTATGAGGTATTTTTTATTCTATGGCGtggaaaacacagagacagggaTGGCTTGCTTTCTCCACAGATCACACAATCGTCTAGAATTGTGCTACTATACTTTTGATCCTTACAGAACAGCTGGCTCGTGGTAGGGCAGAGCACATGCAGCACCAGTGTCCCTTCTGCAATGCAGCATTTCTTTGACCTCTGATAAAATACCCCCGATTTTCTTCAAGCATAGCTAGCACTCTGCAAGAAAATCACTGCTGCAGATGGTCAAACAATGTAATACCATATCTAATTTAGTTAAGGTAGTGGTGGAATGAGGTTGGCATGGATGGACACATTACTAACATATGACTGATGATTTACATCTGCTGGGAAGCATCCACACTTTACTCAAGGTTACTTTGGTGTTATGGCATGTAGAAGATAAACAATAAAGCATAGTTTTACACTTAGTATAATCAAGTTAGCAGTGAAATAAAAGGCTACAGTCAAGAGGAGGGTAGACACCGGACCACAGTCTTTCTTACACATGGAACGACGGAAGAGGGACTTGACTTTGTCTCTGTCCTTCAGCCTGTTCCTCATTCGGGGAAACATTTTGGTCGCTGTTTAACAGCAAAGTGCAGCCACGTGGGAGGTAGACAAAGGAATGGATGCAAGCAGAGAGAGGGATGTAAGAGAGGAGGCAGGTAGGTAGGGAAGGAAATGAAAAGACAAAGGGAAAGAAGGTAGGCAGGGGTGAAGAAATACATTAAGAAACAAGAAAGACATGGGGAAGACATTGAGGACTGTTGAGGAAAGTTTACACACGTCATGCATCATCACAAATGACCCTTtggacatcacacacacacacacacacacacacacacacacacacacacacacacacacacacacacacacacacacacgcttatttttaaacacactgcaacacctgcattatttatgtatttatcacACAGTTTTACTTTAAAATCCATTTATTTGAGTTTTTGCGTCTCCTTGGAAAATTCTGAGGTGGAGGGGGGAGTTTTAATGCCTGTTCTACAATTGCAGCTTCATGTGTAGATGAAACGGCTGTGGCTTTCGGTTCACTcgtgtctctctgtcctctggCTGTGGGCTGGTTTTTACATGAAAACACTCCTGAATGATGTTTGTGCCCTGCCTCTGATGATGATCTTACTTCCTGGTCTATGGCTGAAGCAGTGAAAGGGGGACTTTGGTACTTTGATGAGACCGGTTCCGCCAAGTCAATGGGGGAAGATCTGATGAATTCAAGAAGGTCATACTCACTGCTGTTACGCTGGGGTGAGATGGCATCACCTGCTAAGGCTGAGCCTCCAGAGCCATCTGAGCTGACGAAGGAGCTGTTGTCCTGACAGGTGAGGTGTGGCTCAGTAAAGCCTGAGcttgtgggtgtgggtgggcaGTCGGGACCATGCTCACGGCTATTGGACTTAATCAACTTCTTCAGTTTCAGGGTGATCCAGTTTCCACGTCTGTGAAAGGGCAGACATACAAGAGGAAAGAGAAACCTTAACAGAATGAGACACAAATAACCCGTACAGGGAGGCCAGGCTGGTCGGCAGACCAAAGTATTGGGCAGTCAATCACCAATCGCGCAGAAGTGAGCTAGACCAGCAATGAATGTTAATGTTTGTTGGATATTCAGCATAAACAATGGACACTTAAAGCTGCTGTTatcaatattattttattaaagaaGACCTACtatgcttttctgtattttctgtcatatctttAATGTTACAATGTCGGATGTTCATATTAAACGTGGCCAAAGCttcaaataataaagtaaataaatttAAAAGTAATCCCTATGAGCCAAAATCTCAGATTTCACTGTTCGGAACGCTCTGGTTCAactgttttttctactctcggcccGGAGTGACATCATACCGGGCCAGTTTTCTATATCTGCTCCAGGCAGctactgcagtgtttacattacatacagtatactgctacatgtagctacatgctaacatcaGGGAAACCTGTAATCTTTGTTGCAGATGTTGGTGATTTCGCTCTAATTTCGGATCACATTCCTTCTGGAACACGTCTGGTTGTGTAGTTTTTGGCTTAGAAGCTTTTAACAGTGATTTTTCACGGGATACAGTTACGCTATATATACTGTTGCAGTCAGTCTCCGACTGCAACTGCAGTAGTACAGACACAGCCAGAGCGGAGCAAATGGTGGAGGACAGATGTGGAGACACGGAagcgctgaccaatcagagcagactgggcttttttttcaggaggggggcttaaacaGACAGGCACTACAACAGAGCGCCTCAGACAGAGAGTGAATACAGGTGCTGCAGACATGGGCAGTATGAtaaaaataagtgttttttttaacattacagcatgtaaacatgttctaatagaaacacaaaatacaagtatgaacctgaaacaGTATATAACAGGTCTCCTTTAACAACTCTACAATTCCTCTCAGCTTTACAGAGCATCTTGGTTTTAtggcccacaactttactgttttggttcactctcactgctctaATGGCTGCATTTTGGGCTGCAGCTATTCTCAGTGAAAAGGCTCTGATAAACCCAAAGTATTCTActtgcccagcaccaaacaacagacagacaacgTCAGCAACTAGCTGGTAAAAATAGTGGAGCATTTATTAGTTATTATTTAATAGCAAGATTTATTTCCTTCAggaagttggtggagaccaaaaacagagctctCAACAgagctttaaaaagaaaattagcACATGGAGAAACATGTCCTGCTATACAAAGATACAGAGAACCATGGAGCTCACTGTATTACTGACTACACTATGAATATTTCTCGAATGATTAAATAACTAATAAATGTGTATGAActgtgatgtacagtatgtgagctATGAAATGACATAACTTGATACTCCTGTTAATTAGCCAAGTACTACAGAGTGCTGGATGTGAAAACAGAAATTAACACATCACAATTTCACTATAGTAGgggtaaaaaaataatcatagtTATCACTATTACAGGCAACT contains these protein-coding regions:
- the mettl26 gene encoding methyltransferase-like 26 — translated: MLNAAAAERNKEPILAVLRESVNTGRPLQALEISSGTGQHVTHFAQALRNIIWQPSEYDRQSLASIEAYRAHYQLHNVRPAINLDVSLPHQYWGGIQPESLDLIVNINMIHISPMACTEGLFKGAGAVLKPQGLLLTYGPYAVNGQITPQSNIDFDYSLRQRNSEWGLRDISFLSSTAQRNGLFLEKIMDMPANNKCLLFRKESLV